A stretch of Lactuca sativa cultivar Salinas chromosome 6, Lsat_Salinas_v11, whole genome shotgun sequence DNA encodes these proteins:
- the LOC111893628 gene encoding aluminum-activated malate transporter 12, producing MCSIDVAASSVSSMYSATDVLKNRVGVYMETTKKFLGLTCQKILKVGRDDPRRAIHSVKVGLSLTLVSLLYLLEPLFNGIGQNAIWAVMTVVVVLEFTAGATLCKGLNRGLGTLLAGSLAFLFEYIARETGKVFCAIFIGALVFLIGAMSTYLRFFPTVKKNYDYGVIIFLLTFNLITISSYRVEDVLKIARERLYTMAIGSGVCIVMSLFIFPNWSGENLHNFSVSKIEGLAKSIEACVNEYFSDRETNMGKDNSMEDPIYENYKAVLDSKSTDETLALHTSWEPRHSWHCDPIPWQQYVKLGAVLRHFGYTVVALHGCLRTEIQTPKSVRLLFKDPCTRLATEVSKALMELADSIRNRRQCSPEVLSDHLHQALQDLDTALKSQPRLFLGPNGPNNTANMLALVAETTRLKPEKQLSSVKTESSALYEWKSKRVSKQLEVEGRFLRPTLSKIAITSLEFSEALPFAAFVALLVEAVAKLDLVIEEVEELGRIACFKDFDDHVIVDVDEKSKMEINLPSDPVE from the exons ATGTGTTCCATCGATGTTGCTGCTTCTTCTGTTTCCAGTATGTACTCTGCTACAGACGTTCTGAAGAATCGAGTAGGAGTTTACATGGAGACGACAAAGAAGTTTTTAGGGTTGACATGTCAGAAAATTTTGAAAGTGGGTCGAGATGATCCACGAAGGGCAATTCATTCAGTAAAAGTTGGATTATCACTCACTTTGGTTTCTTTGCTATATCTTTTAGAGCCTTTGTTCAATGGGATCGGGCAGAACGCCATTTGGGCTGTCATGACTGTTGTGGTTGTGCTTGAGTTCACTGCAG GGGCAACGTTATGCAAAGGATTGAATAGAGGTCTTGGAACACTGTTGGCAGGATCATTGGCTTTCTTATTCGAGTATATCGCTAGAGAAACTGGGAAAGTTTTTTGTGCCATTTTCATTGGAGCTTTGGTCTTTTTGATAG GAGCTATGAGTACGTATTTGAGGTTTTTTCCAacagtaaaaaaaaattatgactaCGGTGTCATTATATTCCTCTTGACATTTAATTTAATTACTATTTCAAGTTATCGTGTTGAAGACGTGCTAAAGATAGCTCGTGAGCGACTCTACACCATGGCTATTGGATCGGGGGTTTGCATTGTCATGAGCCTTTTTATCTTCCCGAACTGGTCAGGAGAAAATCTTCATAATTTTTCAGTATCGAAAATTGAAGGTTTGGCAAAATCAATTGAAG CTTGTGTCAATGAATACTTTAGCGATAGAGAAACAAACATGGGGAAAGATAACTCAATGGAAGATCCTATTTACGAGAACTACAAGGCAGTTCTAGACTCAAAGTCCACAGACGAAACCCTG GCTTTACATACGAGTTGGGAGCCACGACACTCATGGCATTGTGATCCAATCCCCTGGCAACAATACGTTAAACTCGGAGCAGTTCTTCGACATTTTGGATATACGGTCGTTGCTCTTCATGGATGTTTACGAACTGAAATTCAG ACACCAAAATCCGTTCGATTGTTGTTTAAAGATCCATGCACTCGCCTAGCAACTGAAGTATCCAAAGCCCTAATGGAACTAGCAGATAGCATACGAAACCGTCGCCAATGTTCACCAGAAGTACTCTCCGATCACCTCCACCAAGCCCTACAAGACCTAGACACAGCCCTAAAATCACAACCGCGACTCTTTCTTGGGCCGAACGGCCCTAACAATACCGCAAACATGCTAGCCCTAGTGGCAGAAACAACACGATTAAAGCCTGAAAAGCAGTTATCAAGTGTAAAAACCGAATCATCAGCATTATATGAGTGGAAATCAAAAAGAGTTTCCAAGCAGTTGGAAGTGGAGGGGAGGTTCTTGAGGCCGACATTGAGCAAGATTGCAATCACGAGTTTAGAGTTCTCAGAGGCGTTGCCATTTGCAGCATTTGTAGCATTGTTGGTGGAGGCGGTGGCAAAACTTGATCTTGTGATTGAAGAAGTGGAGGAATTAGGGAGGATTGCTTGCTTTAAAGACTTTGATGACCATGTGATTGTCGACGTGGATGAGAAATCTAAAATGGAGATTAATTTGCCTTCTGATCCTGTCGAATAG